The following proteins are encoded in a genomic region of Flavobacteriales bacterium:
- the rfaE2 gene encoding D-glycero-beta-D-manno-heptose 1-phosphate adenylyltransferase, producing MEGKFEILKHKIHDLTTMKRQMSSWHLKSDKVVFTNGCFDILHRGHVTYLAQAAELGNKLVVGLNTDASVRRQGKGEGRPVNDQESRAIVLASLHLVDAVVLFDEDTPLELIRALMPDVLVKGGDYDAEESNPASKKYIVGSDLVKSKGGKVVTIPLVDGFSTTSTIAKLKS from the coding sequence ATGGAAGGGAAATTCGAAATTTTAAAACACAAGATCCACGATCTTACCACCATGAAACGCCAAATGAGCAGCTGGCATTTAAAAAGCGATAAGGTGGTTTTTACCAATGGTTGTTTCGATATTTTGCATCGTGGACACGTTACCTATCTTGCACAAGCTGCCGAATTGGGGAATAAACTGGTGGTGGGATTAAATACCGATGCCAGTGTTCGTCGCCAGGGAAAAGGAGAGGGCAGGCCGGTGAATGATCAGGAATCGCGCGCCATTGTTTTGGCTTCACTTCATTTGGTAGATGCTGTTGTTTTGTTTGATGAGGACACTCCGCTGGAACTTATTCGTGCATTAATGCCGGATGTTTTAGTGAAGGGAGGAGATTATGATGCGGAAGAAAGCAATCCAGCTTCAAAAAAATACATCGTGGGTTCTGATCTGGTAAAATCGAAAGGCGGAAAAGTGGTAACCATTCCTTTGGTTGACGGATTTTCTACTACCTCTACCATTGCAAAACTAAAATCTTAG
- a CDS encoding flippase-like domain-containing protein, giving the protein MKKLIGALKVIVPLSLGIYLAWYSFDSIQDKDKVASVLNRANYLFIAFSVLFSWFSHFTRALRWKYLLEPMGYKTNVWNNYHAVMIGYFMNLLLPRAGEVSRAGMMTRYEKVPFEKAFGTILAERVVDVFMLGTISLITIFMQYDKFELLKKKLDDLGSGQTKNSGSSWTSYIVYVVAALAIAGLVLYIINPKIRAKVNAILKGLADGLLAILRLKKRWEFIGLTVLIWVLYIGLYIVCFYSIEETSQIEFKGLMLGFLGGSLGIILVQGGVGVYPMLVASALTLYGADHDIVIALGWVTWAAQTILLVVAGAISFYLMPRINNDL; this is encoded by the coding sequence GTGAAAAAGCTGATTGGAGCTCTCAAGGTAATAGTTCCGCTTTCCTTAGGAATTTATTTAGCCTGGTACTCCTTCGACTCCATTCAGGACAAAGACAAAGTGGCTTCGGTTTTAAATCGCGCCAATTATTTATTCATCGCTTTTTCTGTTTTATTTTCCTGGTTCAGTCACTTTACCCGTGCCCTTCGCTGGAAATACCTGCTCGAACCGATGGGCTATAAAACCAATGTGTGGAATAATTATCACGCAGTGATGATCGGTTATTTTATGAATTTACTGCTTCCACGAGCCGGAGAGGTAAGTCGCGCAGGGATGATGACCCGTTACGAAAAAGTGCCTTTCGAAAAAGCATTCGGTACCATTCTCGCAGAGCGGGTGGTGGATGTGTTTATGCTGGGAACCATTTCGCTGATTACCATTTTTATGCAGTACGATAAATTTGAACTACTCAAAAAGAAACTGGATGATTTGGGGAGCGGACAAACAAAAAATTCAGGTTCGTCCTGGACCTCCTACATTGTTTATGTAGTTGCCGCTTTAGCTATCGCCGGTTTGGTGCTTTATATTATTAATCCGAAAATAAGAGCGAAAGTCAATGCTATTTTAAAAGGACTCGCTGATGGTTTATTAGCTATTCTTCGCCTGAAAAAACGCTGGGAGTTTATCGGATTAACCGTATTGATCTGGGTCTTGTATATCGGATTATACATTGTTTGTTTTTATTCCATTGAGGAAACGAGTCAGATTGAATTTAAAGGGTTAATGCTCGGATTTTTAGGAGGAAGTTTGGGAATAATTTTGGTGCAGGGAGGTGTTGGTGTTTATCCGATGCTGGTTGCATCTGCGCTCACCTTGTATGGTGCAGATCATGATATAGTCATTGCATTGGGTTGGGTTACCTGGGCAGCTCAAACGATTTTATTGGTTGTAGCAGGCGCTATTTCATTTTATCTGATGCCCCGTATCAATAACGATTTATAA
- a CDS encoding aspartate 1-decarboxylase → MEIQVMKSKIHRCRVTEADLNYIGSITIDENLMDAANLIENEQVHVLNYRNGERIITYVIKGPRGSGVICLNGPAALKFSPGDDVIVISYAGMEFEAAKSFKPMVIFPDPETNSLKA, encoded by the coding sequence ATGGAAATCCAGGTTATGAAATCCAAGATTCACCGCTGTCGTGTTACAGAGGCTGATCTGAATTATATCGGAAGTATCACCATCGATGAAAATCTGATGGATGCTGCTAATCTTATTGAGAACGAACAAGTGCATGTACTCAATTACCGAAATGGTGAACGCATCATCACATACGTGATCAAAGGCCCCCGCGGCAGTGGCGTGATTTGCCTGAATGGTCCGGCGGCATTGAAGTTTAGTCCGGGCGACGATGTAATTGTCATTTCTTATGCGGGAATGGAATTTGAAGCGGCTAAAAGCTTTAAACCAATGGTAATTTTCCCCGATCCTGAAACCAATTCTCTGAAAGCGTGA
- the panC gene encoding pantoate--beta-alanine ligase, with translation MKRLSSPNEISDFSRSQKALGKKVGFVPTMGALHAGHISLIQAAKATCDVVIASVFVNPTQFNDPSDFERYPRVVEKDATMLEEAGCDVVFLPEVKDMYPDESSRLKIDFGYIETVLEGKHRPGHFSGVGMVVKRFFEIVQPDVAFFGKKDFQQVMIIRALVKKFSFPIQIVALETKREADGLAMSSRNLLLSETDRQIALHLSRVLREAKAEYSQKGVELTEKSAIEKLNHIEGLRLEYFSICNSKTLKPVLHPESEPAVALVAAFVGKVRLIDNMELFSL, from the coding sequence TTGAAAAGATTAAGTTCCCCCAATGAAATTTCAGATTTTTCCCGCTCACAAAAGGCGCTGGGTAAAAAAGTTGGATTTGTCCCCACGATGGGGGCTTTGCATGCGGGACATATCTCTTTGATTCAGGCGGCAAAAGCCACGTGTGATGTGGTTATCGCCTCCGTTTTTGTGAATCCCACCCAATTTAACGACCCTTCGGATTTTGAGCGCTACCCTCGTGTAGTTGAAAAAGATGCCACGATGTTAGAGGAAGCAGGTTGTGATGTTGTTTTTCTGCCGGAGGTGAAAGACATGTATCCGGATGAATCGTCGAGGCTAAAGATAGATTTCGGTTATATCGAAACCGTGCTCGAAGGGAAACATCGTCCGGGTCACTTTTCCGGAGTGGGCATGGTGGTGAAACGCTTTTTTGAAATTGTACAGCCGGATGTAGCTTTTTTCGGTAAAAAAGATTTTCAGCAAGTAATGATTATCCGGGCTTTAGTAAAGAAATTTTCCTTTCCTATACAGATTGTGGCTTTGGAGACCAAGCGGGAAGCCGACGGTTTAGCCATGAGCTCCAGAAATCTTCTGTTATCGGAAACGGATCGGCAAATTGCGCTGCATTTGAGCCGGGTGCTGCGTGAGGCGAAAGCGGAGTATTCCCAAAAGGGTGTTGAGCTAACAGAAAAATCGGCGATCGAAAAATTGAATCATATTGAGGGACTCCGTCTGGAGTATTTCTCCATCTGTAACAGTAAAACACTGAAACCCGTTTTACATCCGGAATCGGAACCTGCTGTGGCATTGGTGGCTGCTTTTGTGGGAAAGGTTCGGCTTATCGATAATATGGAGCTGTTTTCGCTCTGA
- a CDS encoding glycogen/starch synthase, which yields MEKLRVLYVSQEITPFLPETAISTIARKLPQGVQEIDKEVRVFMPRYGCINERRHQLHEVIRLSGMNIIINDNDHPLIIKVASIPSARLQVYFIDNEDYFKRKHVVNDDSGKFFEDNDERSIFFCRGVLETVKKLGWVPDVIHCHGWMTALMPAYVKKFYGDDPHFADTKVVYSVYDNGFAGSFDKKLANKMKFDGFSENELSVLKSPDFVNLTKMAINFSDGVILGSEKVDAKISSHLKETGKPVLNYHNEETYVAAYNEFYDKVAEEMLVD from the coding sequence ATGGAAAAATTACGAGTACTATACGTTTCCCAGGAGATTACTCCATTTCTACCGGAAACAGCAATCTCGACTATTGCAAGAAAATTACCACAAGGCGTACAGGAGATCGATAAGGAGGTTCGCGTCTTCATGCCCCGCTATGGTTGTATCAATGAAAGAAGACATCAACTTCACGAAGTGATACGCCTGTCCGGTATGAACATTATCATTAATGATAACGACCATCCCTTAATTATTAAGGTAGCTTCGATCCCTTCGGCACGTTTGCAGGTTTATTTCATCGATAACGAAGACTATTTTAAAAGAAAGCACGTTGTTAATGACGACAGCGGAAAGTTCTTTGAAGACAATGACGAGCGTTCGATTTTCTTTTGCAGAGGTGTACTTGAAACCGTAAAAAAACTAGGATGGGTTCCCGATGTTATTCACTGCCACGGCTGGATGACTGCATTGATGCCCGCTTATGTGAAAAAGTTTTATGGTGATGATCCGCACTTTGCAGATACGAAAGTGGTTTACTCAGTTTATGATAACGGATTTGCAGGTTCTTTCGATAAGAAACTTGCCAATAAGATGAAGTTCGACGGATTCAGCGAAAATGAATTAAGCGTTCTTAAATCGCCCGATTTCGTAAACCTGACTAAAATGGCAATTAACTTCTCCGACGGGGTAATTCTCGGAAGTGAAAAAGTTGATGCGAAAATTTCTTCTCATTTAAAGGAAACCGGAAAACCGGTACTTAATTATCACAATGAAGAAACCTACGTAGCCGCCTATAACGAATTCTACGACAAAGTCGCCGAAGAAATGCTGGTCGACTAA
- a CDS encoding DUF4270 domain-containing protein, producing MKLKTSSLKAQRSYLAAVFFVSLTLFSCRKTEGDLGLLVQPQEDQLHGDVLDTLTLQTYTILSDSIRTDELQNNLLGSMVDPVFGKTKAGLFTQIRLEANAPAFNPSDIIVDSIVLSIAYQSYYGELDAQNFHVYEVLDTMNQDSVYYSNQVLDYDPTDLVMSGYNTQNPDMFNYYHDAITGDSSKPQLRLRLDNNLAQRFVNAGGTADLADNTAFTNWFKGLYVTVDNPAQSTGDGGILYMDMGDAATKVTMYYREITSGDTIRFTFLINDRCARYTTFEHDYSGTVIEQQLLDSTRGNSQFYLQGGAGLQAMIHVPHLMNVNNLGNCVLNLAELIIPVEYFNLDPLAPAPQIMLSGINDDGTTYVPLDIQLGDLVFGGFYDASNKVYRFAITRHLQEILLGHKNNNGMKLFVVGSAVSAYRSVMAGPNSDNRRQPSLKIIYTKY from the coding sequence ATGAAATTGAAAACATCATCTCTTAAAGCTCAGCGGTCCTATTTGGCCGCTGTCTTTTTTGTATCACTCACCCTGTTCTCCTGTAGAAAAACAGAAGGCGATTTAGGATTGCTGGTTCAACCCCAGGAGGACCAACTCCATGGAGACGTATTAGACACCTTAACGCTCCAGACTTATACCATTCTATCGGATTCGATACGGACCGATGAATTGCAAAACAATTTACTGGGCAGCATGGTAGATCCGGTATTCGGAAAAACAAAAGCCGGATTGTTTACACAAATTCGTCTCGAAGCAAATGCCCCAGCGTTTAATCCTTCGGATATCATTGTAGATTCCATTGTACTATCGATTGCTTACCAATCGTACTACGGCGAACTCGATGCGCAGAATTTTCATGTGTACGAAGTGTTAGATACCATGAATCAAGATTCGGTATATTATTCGAATCAGGTTTTGGATTACGATCCAACCGATCTGGTTATGAGCGGATACAATACGCAGAATCCCGACATGTTTAATTATTATCACGACGCTATTACCGGAGATTCATCCAAACCACAACTGAGATTACGTCTCGATAATAACCTTGCACAACGATTTGTAAACGCAGGAGGAACCGCAGATCTGGCCGACAATACCGCATTCACCAATTGGTTTAAAGGTTTATATGTTACGGTTGACAATCCCGCACAAAGCACAGGTGATGGAGGGATTTTGTATATGGACATGGGCGATGCCGCTACGAAAGTGACTATGTATTACCGTGAAATCACCAGTGGAGACACCATTCGCTTTACCTTTTTAATCAACGACCGTTGTGCCCGCTATACCACCTTTGAGCATGATTACAGTGGTACCGTAATTGAACAGCAATTATTGGATTCAACCCGCGGAAATAGTCAATTCTATTTACAAGGAGGAGCAGGATTGCAGGCGATGATTCACGTTCCGCATTTAATGAATGTGAACAACCTCGGTAATTGCGTGCTTAACCTGGCAGAATTAATTATTCCCGTAGAATATTTTAATCTCGATCCATTGGCCCCCGCACCACAAATTATGCTGAGTGGAATTAATGATGATGGAACAACCTATGTTCCTCTCGATATTCAATTGGGCGATTTGGTGTTTGGCGGATTTTACGATGCAAGCAATAAAGTTTACCGCTTTGCTATTACGCGCCATTTGCAGGAAATATTATTGGGACACAAAAACAACAACGGAATGAAATTATTTGTGGTTGGTTCTGCCGTATCTGCTTACCGCAGTGTAATGGCGGGTCCGAATTCAGATAATCGCCGGCAACCTTCTTTAAAAATTATTTATACCAAATACTAA
- the glmS gene encoding glutamine--fructose-6-phosphate transaminase (isomerizing) — protein sequence MCGIVGYIGTKEAYPIIVKGLKRLEYRGYDSAGIALLENGEVNVYKKKGKVADLEAFCNGKDITGNIGIGHTRWATHGQPNDENAHPHTSGDGELALIHNGIIENYAIIKEELLKRGHQFKSETDTEVLVHFIEEIKRKEKVDLFEAVRIALNEVHGAYAIVVIDKSNPNQLIAAKKSSPLVIGIGEEGEFFLASDATPIVEYTKNVVYLEDEEIAVLDRNSGLKLKNIKNQDKRPSITELELQLEALEKGGFEHFMLKEIYEQPRSIRDCMRGRISSTQGWVQLGGIKDFEEKMSNAKRIIMVACGTSWHAGLVGEYLFEELARIPVEVEYASEFRYRNPIVDENDVIIAISQSGETADTLAAIQLAKSKGATIIGICNVVGSTIARSTDAGSYTHAGPEIGVASTKAFTAQVTVLTLMALMIGKKRGTIPASRFNRLLVEMDSIPEKVEEVLQANAQIKYIADIYKDAQNALYLGRGNSFPVALEGALKLKEISYIHAEGYPAAEMKHGPIALIDEEMPVFVIATQGPSYEKVVSNIQEVKARKGKIIAIVTKGDTVVKGLADHIIEIPDADDVLVPLLAVIPLQLLSYHIAVMRGCNVDQPRNLAKSVTVE from the coding sequence ATGTGCGGAATTGTAGGATACATTGGAACCAAAGAAGCATATCCGATTATTGTAAAAGGATTAAAACGTCTCGAATACAGAGGTTATGATTCTGCAGGAATTGCATTGCTGGAAAACGGCGAAGTAAATGTGTACAAGAAAAAAGGAAAAGTTGCCGACCTCGAAGCTTTTTGCAATGGAAAAGATATTACCGGTAATATCGGAATCGGTCACACCCGCTGGGCAACGCATGGTCAACCTAACGACGAAAACGCACATCCGCACACCTCCGGTGATGGAGAATTGGCTTTAATTCACAATGGAATTATTGAGAATTACGCCATCATTAAAGAAGAACTTTTAAAACGCGGACACCAATTCAAATCGGAAACCGATACTGAAGTGTTGGTTCATTTTATTGAAGAAATTAAACGCAAAGAAAAAGTAGATTTATTTGAAGCCGTTCGTATTGCCCTCAATGAAGTACACGGTGCATATGCCATTGTTGTAATTGATAAATCGAATCCCAATCAATTAATCGCAGCAAAAAAATCATCACCACTGGTGATAGGAATTGGTGAAGAAGGTGAATTCTTTTTGGCTTCGGATGCTACTCCAATTGTAGAATACACTAAAAACGTAGTTTACCTCGAAGACGAAGAAATTGCAGTGCTGGATCGTAACAGTGGTTTGAAATTAAAAAACATAAAAAATCAGGATAAACGTCCTTCCATCACTGAGCTCGAGTTGCAACTTGAAGCATTGGAAAAAGGTGGCTTTGAACATTTCATGCTAAAAGAAATCTATGAACAACCGCGCTCCATTCGCGATTGTATGCGTGGAAGAATCAGCTCAACACAGGGCTGGGTTCAATTAGGCGGTATCAAAGATTTCGAAGAAAAAATGAGCAATGCCAAGCGCATCATTATGGTCGCTTGTGGCACATCATGGCATGCAGGATTGGTAGGCGAATATCTATTTGAAGAATTAGCCCGCATTCCTGTTGAAGTTGAATACGCTTCTGAATTCCGTTACAGAAATCCGATTGTAGATGAAAATGATGTGATCATTGCTATTTCTCAGTCTGGAGAAACTGCTGATACGTTAGCTGCTATTCAACTGGCAAAATCCAAAGGTGCAACCATCATTGGTATTTGTAATGTGGTTGGATCAACCATCGCGCGCTCTACCGATGCAGGTTCGTATACGCATGCGGGACCCGAAATCGGTGTGGCTTCTACCAAAGCGTTTACTGCACAGGTTACCGTTCTTACGTTAATGGCATTGATGATCGGAAAAAAACGCGGAACAATTCCTGCATCGCGCTTCAATCGCTTATTGGTAGAAATGGATTCCATTCCCGAAAAAGTAGAAGAAGTATTGCAAGCCAATGCACAAATAAAATACATTGCCGATATCTATAAAGACGCTCAAAACGCATTATATCTGGGCCGAGGTAATTCCTTCCCTGTTGCATTAGAAGGCGCCTTAAAACTCAAAGAAATATCATACATCCATGCCGAGGGATATCCTGCAGCAGAAATGAAGCACGGACCTATCGCATTAATCGATGAAGAAATGCCGGTGTTTGTTATCGCAACGCAGGGTCCTTCTTATGAAAAAGTAGTCAGCAACATTCAAGAAGTAAAAGCTCGTAAAGGAAAAATTATTGCTATTGTCACCAAAGGTGATACTGTTGTAAAAGGACTCGCCGATCACATCATTGAAATTCCCGATGCAGATGATGTACTGGTTCCTTTACTGGCAGTAATTCCACTTCAGCTTTTATCGTATCACATTGCCGTGATGCGCGGATGCAATGTGGACCAACCCCGAAATCTTGCAAAATCTGTAACTGTAGAATAA
- a CDS encoding class I SAM-dependent methyltransferase, giving the protein MKNFIVQLAGGVLISSFFFSCTNQETPVYEKRQADSTHQKTEEHGHHHHQDANAYMNESEFEELVDRFENPSRNEWQKPEEVIQLLGDLKGKTILDIGAGTGYYSFRFAEKAEKVIAADVDERFLEYMEDKNLNLGKKNMEFRKAEMNNPPILENEADVVILVDVYHHIDRRKTYFSALKKGLKKGGHLFIIDFKKGDLPQGPPNEMKIGPNTVIQEMKEAGFQSELMDTTTLPYQYVLKFGH; this is encoded by the coding sequence ATGAAAAATTTCATTGTTCAATTAGCAGGAGGGGTGTTGATCTCCTCCTTCTTTTTTTCCTGCACCAACCAGGAAACACCAGTCTACGAAAAACGTCAGGCGGATTCCACCCACCAAAAAACAGAAGAGCATGGTCACCACCACCACCAGGATGCGAATGCTTACATGAATGAAAGTGAATTCGAAGAATTGGTTGATCGTTTCGAAAATCCTTCGCGCAATGAATGGCAAAAACCGGAAGAGGTAATTCAACTCCTTGGCGACTTAAAAGGAAAAACCATTTTAGACATCGGAGCGGGAACGGGTTATTATTCGTTTCGTTTTGCAGAGAAGGCAGAGAAAGTAATCGCCGCAGATGTAGATGAGCGTTTTCTGGAATACATGGAGGACAAAAACCTGAATCTGGGCAAAAAAAACATGGAATTCCGCAAAGCTGAAATGAATAATCCCCCCATTCTGGAAAATGAAGCTGATGTGGTTATACTGGTGGACGTGTATCATCACATCGATCGCCGTAAAACCTATTTTTCTGCACTGAAAAAAGGATTGAAAAAAGGGGGACATCTCTTTATCATCGATTTTAAAAAAGGTGATCTGCCGCAAGGTCCTCCCAATGAAATGAAAATTGGTCCTAACACCGTAATACAGGAAATGAAAGAAGCTGGTTTTCAATCGGAATTAATGGACACTACCACCTTGCCTTATCAATATGTGTTAAAATTTGGGCATTAA
- a CDS encoding DUF2341 domain-containing protein, whose amino-acid sequence MKQIILLVLLISSFIFTDAQTVCSYKYRKRITFDPTKVSGPSDLNNFNALIKITSDNDLKHTGSGGHVENTNGYDIMFTAADGITVLSHQMESYTSTSGQYTAWVQVPILSTSVNTYIYLYYGNSSVTTDPSTTSIWSNYYSVYHFQNNNFNDQSPSGYNLTNQSTTNQSPAFIGDGRAMTGTQYMDVSSSFPNITGSFTISGWIYTTANNTAGQRVFCDDRNNTGGYALSLGDPGTGRLRFYSRSTNPVSLDIPSNSIANNTWYHVAAVHDASTKTKYIYVNGVLLASGTYTNSWGTDAGLSSVGGETAGGETANRFRGRLDEIRVSQNALNADWLLTEYNNQNSPTTFYSISAEPKVWTGGSNTNWNASANWLNNSRPSSTAPFDDVIITNGSNQPTMNGTESIKGLWVYSGATLSQGANTLNVSFDILNCGTISGNTGTIVLNSTNNEILDQYLSGSGTYNLNNLTVNNTYSGTPTVRLNNSVNVSGALTLTSGIVYTTSSNILNLGSSSSSSSGSATSFVDGPMTKTGTTNFIFPVGKGSKWRRASLTNISSSSTYSVEYFNTPYSSLTPVNSPLYNVSQVEYWQINRTSGSGDANVALYWEDAAVSGITNCADLTIARWNGASWDEQAATTVGGSTCTGSGTGSVLTNSLISAFSPWTFASKSAGVNPLPVELLFFDAQFDGANVECVWQTASEQNSAHFIVQRSADGIQFENIGLIPAAGHSNILLNYHFTDTNPLNGISYYRLMQTDMNGAVEYFGPVAVQRSSEELSVQVFPNPASSSNATLVVQSKSNLNGEIKIVDVTGRLIHAFPFNAQAGFTSLPLNTSLAKGHYFILLESAGELKTARLIIE is encoded by the coding sequence ATGAAACAGATCATTCTTCTCGTTCTGCTAATCTCATCCTTCATTTTTACGGATGCTCAAACAGTATGCAGCTACAAATACCGTAAACGCATCACCTTTGATCCTACCAAAGTTTCTGGACCGAGCGACCTGAACAACTTTAATGCTTTAATAAAAATTACTTCCGATAATGATTTGAAACATACAGGAAGTGGCGGACATGTAGAAAACACCAATGGCTATGATATCATGTTTACCGCAGCCGATGGCATAACGGTACTCAGCCACCAAATGGAAAGTTATACATCCACCTCTGGTCAATACACCGCTTGGGTACAAGTTCCAATACTATCTACCTCCGTCAACACTTATATTTATCTCTACTACGGAAATTCTTCGGTAACAACAGACCCCTCCACAACATCCATCTGGTCGAACTATTACAGCGTTTATCATTTCCAGAATAATAATTTTAATGATCAATCGCCCAGTGGTTATAATCTGACCAACCAAAGCACCACCAATCAATCCCCCGCATTTATTGGCGACGGCAGGGCAATGACCGGAACGCAATACATGGATGTTTCTTCATCCTTTCCCAATATTACCGGAAGCTTTACCATTAGCGGATGGATTTATACCACGGCGAATAACACTGCCGGTCAGCGCGTTTTTTGCGACGACAGAAACAATACAGGAGGATATGCATTAAGTCTTGGAGATCCCGGAACAGGCCGGCTCCGCTTTTATTCCCGGTCTACCAATCCGGTTAGTTTAGATATTCCCAGTAATTCCATTGCCAACAATACCTGGTACCACGTTGCCGCGGTGCACGATGCCAGCACTAAAACAAAATACATTTATGTAAATGGTGTATTGCTCGCCTCCGGAACCTATACCAATAGTTGGGGAACAGATGCAGGATTATCTTCGGTGGGTGGAGAAACAGCAGGTGGAGAAACAGCAAATCGTTTCAGAGGAAGACTGGATGAAATTCGTGTTTCGCAAAATGCACTCAATGCCGATTGGCTGCTTACTGAATACAACAATCAGAATTCACCGACCACCTTTTATTCTATTTCCGCAGAACCGAAAGTATGGACCGGCGGAAGTAATACCAATTGGAATGCCTCTGCTAATTGGTTAAACAATAGCCGACCATCCAGCACCGCACCATTCGATGATGTAATCATTACCAACGGAAGCAATCAACCCACCATGAATGGAACAGAGTCCATCAAAGGATTGTGGGTGTATTCCGGTGCTACCTTATCACAAGGTGCAAATACATTGAATGTTTCGTTTGATATTTTGAATTGCGGTACAATCAGCGGGAATACCGGGACCATTGTTTTGAACTCGACCAATAACGAAATTCTCGATCAATATTTATCGGGTAGCGGTACCTACAACCTGAATAATTTAACCGTAAACAACACCTATAGCGGCACCCCAACCGTGCGATTAAATAATTCCGTAAACGTTAGTGGCGCATTAACATTAACGAGTGGTATTGTTTATACTACCAGTTCCAATATTCTAAATCTTGGTTCATCCTCTAGTTCCAGTTCCGGATCGGCAACAAGTTTTGTGGATGGACCCATGACAAAAACAGGGACCACAAACTTCATTTTTCCTGTTGGTAAAGGAAGCAAATGGAGAAGAGCTTCGCTCACGAATATTAGCAGTTCTTCCACCTACTCGGTTGAATATTTTAATACGCCCTATTCAAGTCTGACTCCAGTTAATAGTCCACTCTACAACGTAAGTCAGGTAGAATATTGGCAAATCAACAGAACATCCGGAAGTGGTGATGCAAACGTTGCGTTGTATTGGGAAGATGCCGCTGTTTCGGGTATTACCAATTGCGCTGATTTAACCATTGCGCGCTGGAATGGTGCAAGCTGGGATGAACAAGCAGCAACTACTGTTGGTGGTTCTACCTGCACAGGAAGTGGCACAGGTTCTGTTTTAACGAATTCATTGATCTCAGCATTTAGTCCCTGGACCTTTGCTTCCAAATCGGCCGGCGTTAATCCATTGCCTGTTGAACTATTATTTTTTGATGCACAATTTGATGGTGCGAATGTAGAATGCGTTTGGCAAACTGCCAGCGAACAAAACAGTGCACATTTTATTGTACAACGTTCAGCCGATGGAATTCAATTTGAAAATATCGGATTAATTCCTGCGGCAGGACACAGCAACATCTTGTTGAATTATCATTTTACCGATACAAATCCACTCAACGGAATATCCTATTATCGTTTAATGCAAACCGACATGAATGGTGCCGTGGAATATTTTGGTCCTGTAGCCGTACAACGTTCTTCGGAAGAATTATCTGTTCAGGTATTTCCTAATCCAGCATCATCTTCCAATGCAACCTTAGTGGTACAATCGAAATCCAATCTGAATGGTGAAATTAAGATTGTAGATGTTACGGGTCGACTCATTCATGCTTTTCCATTTAATGCGCAAGCTGGATTTACATCTCTGCCGTTAAATACATCTCTTGCTAAGGGACATTATTTCATTTTACTGGAGAGTGCCGGAGAATTAAAAACGGCGCGCTTAATTATCGAGTAA
- a CDS encoding TM2 domain-containing protein, with the protein MRTIAGSCMVYRITTSVWFVLMILLSSLFPSSLRAQATDSVLIHHSAVHAELLEVQDSLYFFDVPQENSVKQKKEHPRLVAALLCVTLGPFGAHRLYLGTKPGVPVAYTLTLGGGMGVLPVIDLMLICFSKDLSPYRNNPHVFMWNTKE; encoded by the coding sequence ATGAGAACAATTGCCGGATCCTGCATGGTATACCGAATTACAACATCGGTATGGTTCGTTCTCATGATATTGTTATCGTCTTTATTTCCATCATCACTTCGTGCACAAGCGACGGACTCGGTACTGATTCACCATTCTGCTGTACACGCAGAATTACTGGAGGTTCAGGACTCGCTTTATTTTTTTGACGTGCCACAGGAGAATTCGGTGAAGCAAAAGAAAGAACATCCTCGTCTGGTTGCCGCATTGCTTTGCGTAACCCTTGGACCATTCGGTGCGCACCGTCTTTATTTAGGAACAAAACCGGGTGTACCGGTTGCCTATACGCTTACACTTGGTGGCGGAATGGGTGTTCTTCCTGTAATTGATTTAATGCTGATCTGTTTTTCAAAAGATTTAAGTCCTTATCGAAACAATCCGCATGTGTTTATGTGGAACACGAAAGAATAA